A window from Culex pipiens pallens isolate TS chromosome 3, TS_CPP_V2, whole genome shotgun sequence encodes these proteins:
- the LOC120412396 gene encoding FAS-associated factor 1 isoform X1, translating to MSENREEILANFQSITAIEDVAEAIYHLEESNWDLLSAIHRVLPQDPQDQRASAGGSGGGGGGGGGGSGSAFASFANNLNSLEAMANVEELMTAPSSPTKNLGGAGPSRNLDSDFIFDDSFGLFEPGASTSRSSSHPDFRTALNYLDPEPHSVLFKIHSNNELHLVSISNHATVGELKAKISEKTGVPVCRQALKGWDSGKQKDVQNSSTVLKSLNIGKEVSLILTDMSMEGFVGDATEPLASQNQQTYTLHINVPDGNMLHLKFPGFQNILAIKTDVYTITDIPVRHQVWSGWPNNVTNTTTLAESGVERDHNLVLKHADDGAAKISNNNNAAATAAGASTSTSSSSRNVYNNSDSMPIIIDSEDSEEFEDASDFNNDDDIFTETPNISQLKHLIPDNVDDETIGSIQFVENFVERYGPQHPMFFQGSLEDALKEACRPSARDRKLMAVYLHHDGSVLTNVFCGQLLACESIIQMLLDHFVLYGWDLTFESNKNMFLSSISACVGMTASITVRNIPVDRLPAILVIAKNRSQCEVFQVIYGNVSVDDLLSQLMEASDMYAEQLKIELREENERLAREQVKLEQDAAYQESLEADRAKQEAKRQKELMMQTERRRLESERADAEAKREQIRAAARSTVPPEPEQTVGENITKIRMRPPTGVLIERRFTTDTPLRILLNFVTAEGFLIDEYKVIQSWPRRDLTALNHEETLKDLKLYPQETLILEER from the exons AGTATAACGGCAATTGAAGATGTAGCAGAAGCAATCTATCATCTCGAGGAAAGCAACTGGGATTTGCTG TCCGCAATCCATCGCGTCCTGCCGCAGGACCCCCAGGATCAACGCGCATCGGCCGGTGGTAGCGGCGGGGGCGGCGGTGGCGGTGGCGGAGGTTCCGGCTCGGCATTCGCCTCGTTCGCAAACAACCTCAACAGCCTGGAGGCGATGGCCAACGTCGAGGAGCTGATGACGGCGCCGTCGTCTCCGACTAAAAATTTGGGCGGAGCGGGACCCAGCAGAAATTTGGACTCGG ATTTTATTTTCGATGATTCCTTTGGACTGTTTGAACCAG GAGCGTCCACGTCCCGTTCGAGCAGCCACCCGGATTTTCGCACCGCGCTCAACTATCTGGACCCGGAGCCTCACTCGGTGCTGTTCAAAATTCACTCCAACAACGAGCTGCACCTGGTCAGCATATCGAACCACGCCACCGTCGGCGAGCTCAAGGCCAAAATCAGCGAGAAAACGGGCGTGCCGGTGTGCCGCCAGGCGCTGAAGGGTTGGGATTCGGGGAAGCAG AAGGACGTGCAAAATTCGTCGACGGTGCTCAAATCGCTCAACATTGGCAAGGAGGTCAGCCTCATCCTGACAGACATGTCGATGGAGGGCTTCGTTGGAGACGC CACCGAACCGCTCGCCTCGCAGAACCAGCAAACGTACACGCTGCACATCAACGTCCCGGACGGCAACATGCTGCACCTCAAGTTTCCCGGCTTTCAGAACATTCTGGCCATCAAGACGGACGTGTACACCATCACGGACATTCCGGTGCGGCACCAGGTGTGGTCCGGCTGGCCGAACAACGTAACAAACACCACGACGCTGGCCGAGTCGGGCGTCGAGCGGGACCACAACCTGGTGCTGAAGCACGCCGACGACGGCGCGGCCAaaatcagcaacaacaacaacgcggCGGCGACGGCGGCCGGGGCCAgcaccagcaccagcagcagcagtcggaACGTGTACAATAACAG TGACAGCATGCCGATCATAATCGACTCGGAGGACAGCGAGGAGTTCGAGGACGCGTCGGACTTTAACAACGATGACGACATTTTCACCGAGACGCCCAACATCAGCCAGCTGAAACATTTGA TTCCGGACAACGTGGACGACGAAACGATCGGCAGCATACAGTTTGTGGAGAACTTTGTCGAGCGGTACGGCCCGCAGCATCCGATGTTTTTCCAGGGCAGCCTCGAGGACGCGCTGAAGGAGGCGTGCCGGCCGTCGGCGCGTGAT CGCAAGCTGATGGCGGTGTACCTGCACCACGACGGGAGCGTCCTGACGAACGTCTTCTGCGGCCAGCTGCTCGCCTGCGAAAGCATCATCCAGATGCTGCTGGACCACTTTGTGCTGTACGGCTGGGATCTGACCTTCGAGAGCAATAAGAACAT GTTTTTATCATCCATATCGGCATGCGTCGGAATGACCGCGTCGATCACGGTGCGGAACATCCCGGTCGACCGGTTGCCGGCGATTCTTGTGATAGCGAAAAATCGCAGCCAGTGCGAAGTTTTTCAGGTGATTTATG GTAATGTCAGCGTGGACGATCTGCTGTCGCAGCTGATGGAGGCGTCCGACATGTACGCGGAACAGTTGAAGATTGAGCTGCGCGAGGAGAACGAACGGTTAGCCCGGGAGCAGGTCAAGCTGGAGCAGGACGCCGCCTACCAGGAGAGTCTCGAGGCTGACCGGGCCAAGCAGGAGGCCAAACGCCAGAAGGAACTGATGATGCAAACCGAGCGAAGGCGGCTCGAGTCGGAGCGGGCCGATGCCGAGGCCAAGCGCGAACAGATCCGGGCCGCGGCCCGCAGTACCGTCCCTCCGGAACCGGAGCAAACCGTCGGCGAGAACATTACCAAAATCCGGATGAGGCCGCCGACGGGCGTGCTGATAGAGCGGCGCTTCACCACGGACACGCCGCTGCGCATCCTGCTGAACTTTGTCACCGCCGAAGGGTTCCTCATTGACGAGTACAAGGTCATCCAGAGCTGGCCTCGAAGAGAT CTCACGGCACTAAACCACGAAGAAACCCTCAAGGATCTGAAGCTTTACCCGCAGGAGACGCTCATCCTGGAGGAGCGATGA
- the LOC120412396 gene encoding FAS-associated factor 1 isoform X5, producing MSENREEILANFQSITAIEDVAEAIYHLEESNWDLLSAIHRVLPQDPQDQRASAGGSGGGGGGGGGGSGSAFASFANNLNSLEAMANVEELMTAPSSPTKNLGGAGPSRNLDSGASTSRSSSHPDFRTALNYLDPEPHSVLFKIHSNNELHLVSISNHATVGELKAKISEKTGVPVCRQALKGWDSGKQKDVQNSSTVLKSLNIGKEVSLILTDMSMEGFVGDATEPLASQNQQTYTLHINVPDGNMLHLKFPGFQNILAIKTDVYTITDIPVRHQVWSGWPNNVTNTTTLAESGVERDHNLVLKHADDGAAKISNNNNAAATAAGASTSTSSSSRNVYNNSDSMPIIIDSEDSEEFEDASDFNNDDDIFTETPNISQLKHLIPDNVDDETIGSIQFVENFVERYGPQHPMFFQGSLEDALKEACRPSARDRKLMAVYLHHDGSVLTNVFCGQLLACESIIQMLLDHFVLYGWDLTFESNKNMFLSSISACVGMTASITVRNIPVDRLPAILVIAKNRSQCEVFQVIYGNVSVDDLLSQLMEASDMYAEQLKIELREENERLAREQVKLEQDAAYQESLEADRAKQEAKRQKELMMQTERRRLESERADAEAKREQIRAAARSTVPPEPEQTVGENITKIRMRPPTGVLIERRFTTDTPLRILLNFVTAEGFLIDEYKVIQSWPRRDLTALNHEETLKDLKLYPQETLILEER from the exons AGTATAACGGCAATTGAAGATGTAGCAGAAGCAATCTATCATCTCGAGGAAAGCAACTGGGATTTGCTG TCCGCAATCCATCGCGTCCTGCCGCAGGACCCCCAGGATCAACGCGCATCGGCCGGTGGTAGCGGCGGGGGCGGCGGTGGCGGTGGCGGAGGTTCCGGCTCGGCATTCGCCTCGTTCGCAAACAACCTCAACAGCCTGGAGGCGATGGCCAACGTCGAGGAGCTGATGACGGCGCCGTCGTCTCCGACTAAAAATTTGGGCGGAGCGGGACCCAGCAGAAATTTGGACTCGG GAGCGTCCACGTCCCGTTCGAGCAGCCACCCGGATTTTCGCACCGCGCTCAACTATCTGGACCCGGAGCCTCACTCGGTGCTGTTCAAAATTCACTCCAACAACGAGCTGCACCTGGTCAGCATATCGAACCACGCCACCGTCGGCGAGCTCAAGGCCAAAATCAGCGAGAAAACGGGCGTGCCGGTGTGCCGCCAGGCGCTGAAGGGTTGGGATTCGGGGAAGCAG AAGGACGTGCAAAATTCGTCGACGGTGCTCAAATCGCTCAACATTGGCAAGGAGGTCAGCCTCATCCTGACAGACATGTCGATGGAGGGCTTCGTTGGAGACGC CACCGAACCGCTCGCCTCGCAGAACCAGCAAACGTACACGCTGCACATCAACGTCCCGGACGGCAACATGCTGCACCTCAAGTTTCCCGGCTTTCAGAACATTCTGGCCATCAAGACGGACGTGTACACCATCACGGACATTCCGGTGCGGCACCAGGTGTGGTCCGGCTGGCCGAACAACGTAACAAACACCACGACGCTGGCCGAGTCGGGCGTCGAGCGGGACCACAACCTGGTGCTGAAGCACGCCGACGACGGCGCGGCCAaaatcagcaacaacaacaacgcggCGGCGACGGCGGCCGGGGCCAgcaccagcaccagcagcagcagtcggaACGTGTACAATAACAG TGACAGCATGCCGATCATAATCGACTCGGAGGACAGCGAGGAGTTCGAGGACGCGTCGGACTTTAACAACGATGACGACATTTTCACCGAGACGCCCAACATCAGCCAGCTGAAACATTTGA TTCCGGACAACGTGGACGACGAAACGATCGGCAGCATACAGTTTGTGGAGAACTTTGTCGAGCGGTACGGCCCGCAGCATCCGATGTTTTTCCAGGGCAGCCTCGAGGACGCGCTGAAGGAGGCGTGCCGGCCGTCGGCGCGTGAT CGCAAGCTGATGGCGGTGTACCTGCACCACGACGGGAGCGTCCTGACGAACGTCTTCTGCGGCCAGCTGCTCGCCTGCGAAAGCATCATCCAGATGCTGCTGGACCACTTTGTGCTGTACGGCTGGGATCTGACCTTCGAGAGCAATAAGAACAT GTTTTTATCATCCATATCGGCATGCGTCGGAATGACCGCGTCGATCACGGTGCGGAACATCCCGGTCGACCGGTTGCCGGCGATTCTTGTGATAGCGAAAAATCGCAGCCAGTGCGAAGTTTTTCAGGTGATTTATG GTAATGTCAGCGTGGACGATCTGCTGTCGCAGCTGATGGAGGCGTCCGACATGTACGCGGAACAGTTGAAGATTGAGCTGCGCGAGGAGAACGAACGGTTAGCCCGGGAGCAGGTCAAGCTGGAGCAGGACGCCGCCTACCAGGAGAGTCTCGAGGCTGACCGGGCCAAGCAGGAGGCCAAACGCCAGAAGGAACTGATGATGCAAACCGAGCGAAGGCGGCTCGAGTCGGAGCGGGCCGATGCCGAGGCCAAGCGCGAACAGATCCGGGCCGCGGCCCGCAGTACCGTCCCTCCGGAACCGGAGCAAACCGTCGGCGAGAACATTACCAAAATCCGGATGAGGCCGCCGACGGGCGTGCTGATAGAGCGGCGCTTCACCACGGACACGCCGCTGCGCATCCTGCTGAACTTTGTCACCGCCGAAGGGTTCCTCATTGACGAGTACAAGGTCATCCAGAGCTGGCCTCGAAGAGAT CTCACGGCACTAAACCACGAAGAAACCCTCAAGGATCTGAAGCTTTACCCGCAGGAGACGCTCATCCTGGAGGAGCGATGA
- the LOC120412396 gene encoding FAS-associated factor 1 isoform X4, translating into MSENREEILANFQSITAIEDVAEAIYHLEESNWDLLSAIHRVLPQDPQDQRASAGGSGGGGGGGGGGSGSAFASFANNLNSLEAMANVEELMTAPSSPTKNLGGAGPSRNLDSDFIFDDSFGLFEPGASTSRSSSHPDFRTALNYLDPEPHSVLFKIHSNNELHLVSISNHATVGELKAKISEKTGVPVCRQALKGWDSGKQKDVQNSSTVLKSLNIGKEVSLILTDMSMEGFVGDATEPLASQNQQTYTLHINVPDGNMLHLKFPGFQNILAIKTDVYTITDIPVRHQVWSGWPNNVTNTTTLAESGVERDHNLVLKHADDGAAKISNNNNAAATAAGASTSTSSSSRNVYNNSMPIIIDSEDSEEFEDASDFNNDDDIFTETPNISQLKHLIPDNVDDETIGSIQFVENFVERYGPQHPMFFQGSLEDALKEACRPSARDRKLMAVYLHHDGSVLTNVFCGQLLACESIIQMLLDHFVLYGWDLTFESNKNMFLSSISACVGMTASITVRNIPVDRLPAILVIAKNRSQCEVFQVIYGNVSVDDLLSQLMEASDMYAEQLKIELREENERLAREQVKLEQDAAYQESLEADRAKQEAKRQKELMMQTERRRLESERADAEAKREQIRAAARSTVPPEPEQTVGENITKIRMRPPTGVLIERRFTTDTPLRILLNFVTAEGFLIDEYKVIQSWPRRDLTALNHEETLKDLKLYPQETLILEER; encoded by the exons AGTATAACGGCAATTGAAGATGTAGCAGAAGCAATCTATCATCTCGAGGAAAGCAACTGGGATTTGCTG TCCGCAATCCATCGCGTCCTGCCGCAGGACCCCCAGGATCAACGCGCATCGGCCGGTGGTAGCGGCGGGGGCGGCGGTGGCGGTGGCGGAGGTTCCGGCTCGGCATTCGCCTCGTTCGCAAACAACCTCAACAGCCTGGAGGCGATGGCCAACGTCGAGGAGCTGATGACGGCGCCGTCGTCTCCGACTAAAAATTTGGGCGGAGCGGGACCCAGCAGAAATTTGGACTCGG ATTTTATTTTCGATGATTCCTTTGGACTGTTTGAACCAG GAGCGTCCACGTCCCGTTCGAGCAGCCACCCGGATTTTCGCACCGCGCTCAACTATCTGGACCCGGAGCCTCACTCGGTGCTGTTCAAAATTCACTCCAACAACGAGCTGCACCTGGTCAGCATATCGAACCACGCCACCGTCGGCGAGCTCAAGGCCAAAATCAGCGAGAAAACGGGCGTGCCGGTGTGCCGCCAGGCGCTGAAGGGTTGGGATTCGGGGAAGCAG AAGGACGTGCAAAATTCGTCGACGGTGCTCAAATCGCTCAACATTGGCAAGGAGGTCAGCCTCATCCTGACAGACATGTCGATGGAGGGCTTCGTTGGAGACGC CACCGAACCGCTCGCCTCGCAGAACCAGCAAACGTACACGCTGCACATCAACGTCCCGGACGGCAACATGCTGCACCTCAAGTTTCCCGGCTTTCAGAACATTCTGGCCATCAAGACGGACGTGTACACCATCACGGACATTCCGGTGCGGCACCAGGTGTGGTCCGGCTGGCCGAACAACGTAACAAACACCACGACGCTGGCCGAGTCGGGCGTCGAGCGGGACCACAACCTGGTGCTGAAGCACGCCGACGACGGCGCGGCCAaaatcagcaacaacaacaacgcggCGGCGACGGCGGCCGGGGCCAgcaccagcaccagcagcagcagtcggaACGTGTACAATAACAG CATGCCGATCATAATCGACTCGGAGGACAGCGAGGAGTTCGAGGACGCGTCGGACTTTAACAACGATGACGACATTTTCACCGAGACGCCCAACATCAGCCAGCTGAAACATTTGA TTCCGGACAACGTGGACGACGAAACGATCGGCAGCATACAGTTTGTGGAGAACTTTGTCGAGCGGTACGGCCCGCAGCATCCGATGTTTTTCCAGGGCAGCCTCGAGGACGCGCTGAAGGAGGCGTGCCGGCCGTCGGCGCGTGAT CGCAAGCTGATGGCGGTGTACCTGCACCACGACGGGAGCGTCCTGACGAACGTCTTCTGCGGCCAGCTGCTCGCCTGCGAAAGCATCATCCAGATGCTGCTGGACCACTTTGTGCTGTACGGCTGGGATCTGACCTTCGAGAGCAATAAGAACAT GTTTTTATCATCCATATCGGCATGCGTCGGAATGACCGCGTCGATCACGGTGCGGAACATCCCGGTCGACCGGTTGCCGGCGATTCTTGTGATAGCGAAAAATCGCAGCCAGTGCGAAGTTTTTCAGGTGATTTATG GTAATGTCAGCGTGGACGATCTGCTGTCGCAGCTGATGGAGGCGTCCGACATGTACGCGGAACAGTTGAAGATTGAGCTGCGCGAGGAGAACGAACGGTTAGCCCGGGAGCAGGTCAAGCTGGAGCAGGACGCCGCCTACCAGGAGAGTCTCGAGGCTGACCGGGCCAAGCAGGAGGCCAAACGCCAGAAGGAACTGATGATGCAAACCGAGCGAAGGCGGCTCGAGTCGGAGCGGGCCGATGCCGAGGCCAAGCGCGAACAGATCCGGGCCGCGGCCCGCAGTACCGTCCCTCCGGAACCGGAGCAAACCGTCGGCGAGAACATTACCAAAATCCGGATGAGGCCGCCGACGGGCGTGCTGATAGAGCGGCGCTTCACCACGGACACGCCGCTGCGCATCCTGCTGAACTTTGTCACCGCCGAAGGGTTCCTCATTGACGAGTACAAGGTCATCCAGAGCTGGCCTCGAAGAGAT CTCACGGCACTAAACCACGAAGAAACCCTCAAGGATCTGAAGCTTTACCCGCAGGAGACGCTCATCCTGGAGGAGCGATGA
- the LOC120412396 gene encoding FAS-associated factor 1 isoform X3 — protein sequence MSENREEILANFQSITAIEDVAEAIYHLEESNWDLLSAIHRVLPQDPQDQRASAGGSGGGGGGGGGGSGSAFASFANNLNSLEAMANVEELMTAPSSPTKNLGGAGPSRNLDSDFIFDDSFGLFEPGASTSRSSSHPDFRTALNYLDPEPHSVLFKIHSNNELHLVSISNHATVGELKAKISEKTGVPVCRQALKGWDSGKQDVQNSSTVLKSLNIGKEVSLILTDMSMEGFVGDATEPLASQNQQTYTLHINVPDGNMLHLKFPGFQNILAIKTDVYTITDIPVRHQVWSGWPNNVTNTTTLAESGVERDHNLVLKHADDGAAKISNNNNAAATAAGASTSTSSSSRNVYNNSDSMPIIIDSEDSEEFEDASDFNNDDDIFTETPNISQLKHLIPDNVDDETIGSIQFVENFVERYGPQHPMFFQGSLEDALKEACRPSARDRKLMAVYLHHDGSVLTNVFCGQLLACESIIQMLLDHFVLYGWDLTFESNKNMFLSSISACVGMTASITVRNIPVDRLPAILVIAKNRSQCEVFQVIYGNVSVDDLLSQLMEASDMYAEQLKIELREENERLAREQVKLEQDAAYQESLEADRAKQEAKRQKELMMQTERRRLESERADAEAKREQIRAAARSTVPPEPEQTVGENITKIRMRPPTGVLIERRFTTDTPLRILLNFVTAEGFLIDEYKVIQSWPRRDLTALNHEETLKDLKLYPQETLILEER from the exons AGTATAACGGCAATTGAAGATGTAGCAGAAGCAATCTATCATCTCGAGGAAAGCAACTGGGATTTGCTG TCCGCAATCCATCGCGTCCTGCCGCAGGACCCCCAGGATCAACGCGCATCGGCCGGTGGTAGCGGCGGGGGCGGCGGTGGCGGTGGCGGAGGTTCCGGCTCGGCATTCGCCTCGTTCGCAAACAACCTCAACAGCCTGGAGGCGATGGCCAACGTCGAGGAGCTGATGACGGCGCCGTCGTCTCCGACTAAAAATTTGGGCGGAGCGGGACCCAGCAGAAATTTGGACTCGG ATTTTATTTTCGATGATTCCTTTGGACTGTTTGAACCAG GAGCGTCCACGTCCCGTTCGAGCAGCCACCCGGATTTTCGCACCGCGCTCAACTATCTGGACCCGGAGCCTCACTCGGTGCTGTTCAAAATTCACTCCAACAACGAGCTGCACCTGGTCAGCATATCGAACCACGCCACCGTCGGCGAGCTCAAGGCCAAAATCAGCGAGAAAACGGGCGTGCCGGTGTGCCGCCAGGCGCTGAAGGGTTGGGATTCGGGGAAGCAG GACGTGCAAAATTCGTCGACGGTGCTCAAATCGCTCAACATTGGCAAGGAGGTCAGCCTCATCCTGACAGACATGTCGATGGAGGGCTTCGTTGGAGACGC CACCGAACCGCTCGCCTCGCAGAACCAGCAAACGTACACGCTGCACATCAACGTCCCGGACGGCAACATGCTGCACCTCAAGTTTCCCGGCTTTCAGAACATTCTGGCCATCAAGACGGACGTGTACACCATCACGGACATTCCGGTGCGGCACCAGGTGTGGTCCGGCTGGCCGAACAACGTAACAAACACCACGACGCTGGCCGAGTCGGGCGTCGAGCGGGACCACAACCTGGTGCTGAAGCACGCCGACGACGGCGCGGCCAaaatcagcaacaacaacaacgcggCGGCGACGGCGGCCGGGGCCAgcaccagcaccagcagcagcagtcggaACGTGTACAATAACAG TGACAGCATGCCGATCATAATCGACTCGGAGGACAGCGAGGAGTTCGAGGACGCGTCGGACTTTAACAACGATGACGACATTTTCACCGAGACGCCCAACATCAGCCAGCTGAAACATTTGA TTCCGGACAACGTGGACGACGAAACGATCGGCAGCATACAGTTTGTGGAGAACTTTGTCGAGCGGTACGGCCCGCAGCATCCGATGTTTTTCCAGGGCAGCCTCGAGGACGCGCTGAAGGAGGCGTGCCGGCCGTCGGCGCGTGAT CGCAAGCTGATGGCGGTGTACCTGCACCACGACGGGAGCGTCCTGACGAACGTCTTCTGCGGCCAGCTGCTCGCCTGCGAAAGCATCATCCAGATGCTGCTGGACCACTTTGTGCTGTACGGCTGGGATCTGACCTTCGAGAGCAATAAGAACAT GTTTTTATCATCCATATCGGCATGCGTCGGAATGACCGCGTCGATCACGGTGCGGAACATCCCGGTCGACCGGTTGCCGGCGATTCTTGTGATAGCGAAAAATCGCAGCCAGTGCGAAGTTTTTCAGGTGATTTATG GTAATGTCAGCGTGGACGATCTGCTGTCGCAGCTGATGGAGGCGTCCGACATGTACGCGGAACAGTTGAAGATTGAGCTGCGCGAGGAGAACGAACGGTTAGCCCGGGAGCAGGTCAAGCTGGAGCAGGACGCCGCCTACCAGGAGAGTCTCGAGGCTGACCGGGCCAAGCAGGAGGCCAAACGCCAGAAGGAACTGATGATGCAAACCGAGCGAAGGCGGCTCGAGTCGGAGCGGGCCGATGCCGAGGCCAAGCGCGAACAGATCCGGGCCGCGGCCCGCAGTACCGTCCCTCCGGAACCGGAGCAAACCGTCGGCGAGAACATTACCAAAATCCGGATGAGGCCGCCGACGGGCGTGCTGATAGAGCGGCGCTTCACCACGGACACGCCGCTGCGCATCCTGCTGAACTTTGTCACCGCCGAAGGGTTCCTCATTGACGAGTACAAGGTCATCCAGAGCTGGCCTCGAAGAGAT CTCACGGCACTAAACCACGAAGAAACCCTCAAGGATCTGAAGCTTTACCCGCAGGAGACGCTCATCCTGGAGGAGCGATGA
- the LOC120412396 gene encoding FAS-associated factor 1 isoform X2 — protein sequence MSENREEILANFQSITAIEDVAEAIYHLEESNWDLLSAIHRVLPQDPQDQRASAGGSGGGGGGGGGGSGSAFASFANNLNSLEAMANVEELMTAPSSPTKNLGGAGPSRNLDADFIFDDSFGLFEPGASTSRSSSHPDFRTALNYLDPEPHSVLFKIHSNNELHLVSISNHATVGELKAKISEKTGVPVCRQALKGWDSGKQKDVQNSSTVLKSLNIGKEVSLILTDMSMEGFVGDATEPLASQNQQTYTLHINVPDGNMLHLKFPGFQNILAIKTDVYTITDIPVRHQVWSGWPNNVTNTTTLAESGVERDHNLVLKHADDGAAKISNNNNAAATAAGASTSTSSSSRNVYNNSDSMPIIIDSEDSEEFEDASDFNNDDDIFTETPNISQLKHLIPDNVDDETIGSIQFVENFVERYGPQHPMFFQGSLEDALKEACRPSARDRKLMAVYLHHDGSVLTNVFCGQLLACESIIQMLLDHFVLYGWDLTFESNKNMFLSSISACVGMTASITVRNIPVDRLPAILVIAKNRSQCEVFQVIYGNVSVDDLLSQLMEASDMYAEQLKIELREENERLAREQVKLEQDAAYQESLEADRAKQEAKRQKELMMQTERRRLESERADAEAKREQIRAAARSTVPPEPEQTVGENITKIRMRPPTGVLIERRFTTDTPLRILLNFVTAEGFLIDEYKVIQSWPRRDLTALNHEETLKDLKLYPQETLILEER from the exons AGTATAACGGCAATTGAAGATGTAGCAGAAGCAATCTATCATCTCGAGGAAAGCAACTGGGATTTGCTG TCCGCAATCCATCGCGTCCTGCCGCAGGACCCCCAGGATCAACGCGCATCGGCCGGTGGTAGCGGCGGGGGCGGCGGTGGCGGTGGCGGAGGTTCCGGCTCGGCATTCGCCTCGTTCGCAAACAACCTCAACAGCCTGGAGGCGATGGCCAACGTCGAGGAGCTGATGACGGCGCCGTCGTCTCCGACTAAAAATTTGGGCGGAGCGGGACCCAGCAGAAATTTGGAC GCAGATTTTATTTTCGATGATTCCTTTGGACTGTTTGAACCAG GAGCGTCCACGTCCCGTTCGAGCAGCCACCCGGATTTTCGCACCGCGCTCAACTATCTGGACCCGGAGCCTCACTCGGTGCTGTTCAAAATTCACTCCAACAACGAGCTGCACCTGGTCAGCATATCGAACCACGCCACCGTCGGCGAGCTCAAGGCCAAAATCAGCGAGAAAACGGGCGTGCCGGTGTGCCGCCAGGCGCTGAAGGGTTGGGATTCGGGGAAGCAG AAGGACGTGCAAAATTCGTCGACGGTGCTCAAATCGCTCAACATTGGCAAGGAGGTCAGCCTCATCCTGACAGACATGTCGATGGAGGGCTTCGTTGGAGACGC CACCGAACCGCTCGCCTCGCAGAACCAGCAAACGTACACGCTGCACATCAACGTCCCGGACGGCAACATGCTGCACCTCAAGTTTCCCGGCTTTCAGAACATTCTGGCCATCAAGACGGACGTGTACACCATCACGGACATTCCGGTGCGGCACCAGGTGTGGTCCGGCTGGCCGAACAACGTAACAAACACCACGACGCTGGCCGAGTCGGGCGTCGAGCGGGACCACAACCTGGTGCTGAAGCACGCCGACGACGGCGCGGCCAaaatcagcaacaacaacaacgcggCGGCGACGGCGGCCGGGGCCAgcaccagcaccagcagcagcagtcggaACGTGTACAATAACAG TGACAGCATGCCGATCATAATCGACTCGGAGGACAGCGAGGAGTTCGAGGACGCGTCGGACTTTAACAACGATGACGACATTTTCACCGAGACGCCCAACATCAGCCAGCTGAAACATTTGA TTCCGGACAACGTGGACGACGAAACGATCGGCAGCATACAGTTTGTGGAGAACTTTGTCGAGCGGTACGGCCCGCAGCATCCGATGTTTTTCCAGGGCAGCCTCGAGGACGCGCTGAAGGAGGCGTGCCGGCCGTCGGCGCGTGAT CGCAAGCTGATGGCGGTGTACCTGCACCACGACGGGAGCGTCCTGACGAACGTCTTCTGCGGCCAGCTGCTCGCCTGCGAAAGCATCATCCAGATGCTGCTGGACCACTTTGTGCTGTACGGCTGGGATCTGACCTTCGAGAGCAATAAGAACAT GTTTTTATCATCCATATCGGCATGCGTCGGAATGACCGCGTCGATCACGGTGCGGAACATCCCGGTCGACCGGTTGCCGGCGATTCTTGTGATAGCGAAAAATCGCAGCCAGTGCGAAGTTTTTCAGGTGATTTATG GTAATGTCAGCGTGGACGATCTGCTGTCGCAGCTGATGGAGGCGTCCGACATGTACGCGGAACAGTTGAAGATTGAGCTGCGCGAGGAGAACGAACGGTTAGCCCGGGAGCAGGTCAAGCTGGAGCAGGACGCCGCCTACCAGGAGAGTCTCGAGGCTGACCGGGCCAAGCAGGAGGCCAAACGCCAGAAGGAACTGATGATGCAAACCGAGCGAAGGCGGCTCGAGTCGGAGCGGGCCGATGCCGAGGCCAAGCGCGAACAGATCCGGGCCGCGGCCCGCAGTACCGTCCCTCCGGAACCGGAGCAAACCGTCGGCGAGAACATTACCAAAATCCGGATGAGGCCGCCGACGGGCGTGCTGATAGAGCGGCGCTTCACCACGGACACGCCGCTGCGCATCCTGCTGAACTTTGTCACCGCCGAAGGGTTCCTCATTGACGAGTACAAGGTCATCCAGAGCTGGCCTCGAAGAGAT CTCACGGCACTAAACCACGAAGAAACCCTCAAGGATCTGAAGCTTTACCCGCAGGAGACGCTCATCCTGGAGGAGCGATGA